The proteins below come from a single Holdemania massiliensis genomic window:
- a CDS encoding PadR family transcriptional regulator codes for MNYDKGLIAGSSGMLVLSLLQEKECYGYELIKLLKERSSDAFDFKEGTLYPILHKMENEGWIRSANKAVNGRTRRYYAVTAKGLRQLKAQQEQWGSFSSAVNQVLSFQGN; via the coding sequence ATGAACTATGATAAAGGGCTGATCGCCGGCAGTTCCGGGATGTTGGTGCTGAGCTTGCTGCAGGAAAAGGAATGCTATGGTTATGAGCTGATCAAACTGCTGAAAGAACGTTCCAGTGACGCCTTTGATTTCAAAGAAGGGACACTTTACCCGATCCTGCACAAAATGGAAAACGAAGGCTGGATCCGTTCAGCGAACAAAGCGGTGAATGGTCGGACACGGCGTTATTATGCGGTCACAGCCAAAGGGTTAAGGCAGCTCAAGGCGCAGCAGGAACAATGGGGCAGCTTTTCTTCCGCGGTAAATCAAGTGCTGTCCTTCCAGGGGAACTGA